In one Rhodohalobacter sp. 614A genomic region, the following are encoded:
- a CDS encoding ATP-dependent Clp protease ATP-binding subunit → MEGNFSSKVRDVIQFSREEALRLGHDYIGTEHLILGIVRLGDGVAIRILKNLNCDLFKLKKTIEDTVRGTGGTVTVGNIPLTKQAEKVLRITYLEAKLYKSDTIGTEHLLLSLLRDEENIAAQILQQFSVSYDAVREELDMIISGNTRDTDQSDARTASSSTPPSSSKGSQSSGSSREKKMEKSKTPVLDNFGRDLTQLAEDGKLDPIIGREKEIERVAQVLSRRKKNNPVLIGEPGVGKTAIAEGLASRIVERKVSRVLYDKRVIALDLAALVAGTKYRGQFEERMKAVMSELEKTDNVILFIDELHTIVGAGGASGSLDASNMLKPALARGEVQAIGATTLNEYRQYIEKDGALERRFQKIMVDPTTLDETLEILNQIKGKYEKHHSVQYDDAAIEACVKLTDRYVTDHFLPDKAIDALDEVGARVHLSNITVPDHILSLEEEIEKTSQEKNSMVKKQRFEEAARLRDSEKRLIEELEQAQKEWEKESEHIVYDVTEEDVASVVAMMSGVPVNKISQKEGQKLLKMREELGKNIVGQDEAIVKLTKAIQRTRAGLKDPARPIGSFIFLGPTGVGKTEMAKVLAKYLFDKDEALIRIDMSEYMEKFSVSRLVGAPPGYVGYEEGGILTEKVRRKPYSVVLLDEIEKAHPDVFNILLQVLDDGILTDSLGRKVDFRNTIIIMTSNIGARDIRNMGQGIGFSAGDSAFDYAQMKSTIQDALKKVFNPEFLNRIDDVLTFKPLEKEDIFKIIDILSDELFVRIRNLGYELELTKGAKDFISDKGFDQKFGARPLKRAIQKYVEDPLAEELLGVDHPAGSVIKIKMNKSRDGLEFDWTEPETSEPSSSASNSDEDNSPSEESEQEAKA, encoded by the coding sequence ATGGAGGGTAATTTTTCAAGTAAAGTTCGTGATGTAATTCAATTCAGCCGTGAAGAGGCACTCCGGTTAGGCCATGATTATATTGGCACGGAACACCTCATTCTGGGAATCGTGCGATTAGGTGATGGAGTTGCCATTCGCATCCTGAAAAATCTGAATTGTGATCTGTTTAAATTAAAAAAGACAATTGAGGATACTGTCCGTGGTACCGGAGGAACGGTAACCGTTGGGAACATTCCGCTCACCAAACAAGCCGAGAAGGTTTTAAGAATTACCTATCTCGAAGCAAAACTATATAAAAGTGATACAATAGGTACTGAGCACCTCCTTTTATCTCTGCTTAGAGATGAGGAAAATATTGCTGCTCAAATTCTACAACAGTTTAGTGTTTCGTATGACGCTGTCCGTGAAGAACTGGATATGATCATCTCCGGGAATACCCGCGATACCGATCAAAGCGACGCCCGTACGGCGAGTTCTTCTACTCCACCGTCATCATCCAAAGGTTCACAATCATCCGGTAGCTCCAGAGAAAAGAAAATGGAAAAGTCAAAAACACCTGTACTCGACAATTTTGGCAGAGATCTTACACAACTCGCTGAGGATGGCAAGCTTGACCCTATCATTGGTAGGGAAAAGGAAATTGAGCGTGTGGCCCAGGTTCTGAGCCGCCGCAAAAAGAACAACCCCGTTCTTATTGGAGAACCGGGAGTTGGTAAAACTGCAATCGCCGAGGGATTGGCTTCAAGAATTGTGGAAAGAAAAGTTTCCAGAGTTCTTTACGACAAGCGGGTGATTGCACTTGATCTGGCTGCTCTTGTAGCCGGAACCAAATACCGCGGCCAATTCGAAGAACGAATGAAGGCGGTTATGAGTGAATTGGAAAAAACCGATAATGTTATTCTGTTTATCGATGAACTCCATACCATTGTAGGTGCCGGTGGTGCAAGCGGTTCGCTTGATGCATCCAATATGCTGAAGCCGGCTCTTGCCCGTGGTGAAGTTCAGGCGATTGGTGCTACAACTTTGAATGAGTACCGGCAGTATATCGAGAAAGATGGTGCTCTCGAACGGCGGTTCCAGAAAATTATGGTTGATCCAACCACGCTTGATGAAACGCTCGAAATTCTTAATCAAATTAAAGGGAAGTACGAGAAACATCATAGCGTTCAATATGATGACGCGGCAATTGAGGCTTGCGTGAAACTGACTGACCGATATGTAACCGATCACTTCCTCCCCGATAAAGCTATTGATGCGCTTGATGAGGTTGGTGCACGTGTTCACTTGTCGAACATCACGGTGCCGGACCATATTCTTTCCCTCGAAGAGGAGATCGAAAAAACCAGCCAGGAGAAAAACTCCATGGTTAAAAAACAACGGTTTGAAGAAGCCGCCCGATTGCGGGATTCTGAAAAACGGCTGATCGAAGAGCTCGAACAAGCTCAAAAAGAGTGGGAAAAAGAATCCGAACACATTGTTTATGATGTAACTGAAGAAGATGTTGCCTCTGTAGTTGCTATGATGAGTGGTGTTCCGGTCAACAAAATCAGCCAGAAAGAAGGTCAGAAGCTTCTCAAAATGCGGGAAGAACTCGGCAAGAATATTGTTGGTCAGGATGAAGCAATCGTAAAACTTACAAAAGCTATCCAGCGAACGCGGGCCGGCCTGAAAGATCCGGCGCGGCCGATCGGTTCATTTATTTTCCTTGGACCAACCGGCGTAGGAAAAACGGAAATGGCCAAAGTATTAGCAAAATATCTGTTCGATAAGGATGAAGCCCTCATTCGAATTGATATGAGTGAGTACATGGAGAAATTCAGTGTATCCAGATTAGTGGGTGCGCCTCCCGGATATGTTGGTTATGAAGAAGGTGGAATTTTAACCGAGAAAGTTCGCAGAAAGCCATATAGCGTTGTTCTTCTTGATGAAATTGAAAAAGCACACCCGGATGTATTTAACATTCTTCTGCAGGTGCTGGATGATGGAATTCTTACTGACAGCCTTGGACGAAAAGTCGATTTCCGAAATACCATTATTATCATGACATCCAACATTGGTGCGCGTGATATTCGAAATATGGGTCAAGGGATCGGGTTCTCTGCCGGCGACAGCGCGTTCGACTACGCACAGATGAAATCAACCATCCAGGATGCTCTCAAAAAAGTCTTTAATCCGGAGTTTTTGAACAGAATTGATGATGTTTTAACATTCAAACCACTGGAAAAAGAAGACATCTTCAAGATCATCGACATCCTTTCTGACGAACTCTTCGTAAGAATCCGGAATCTTGGATATGAACTTGAGCTCACAAAAGGAGCCAAAGATTTTATATCTGACAAAGGATTTGATCAGAAATTTGGTGCACGTCCTCTGAAAAGAGCTATTCAAAAATATGTTGAAGATCCGCTTGCGGAAGAACTGCTTGGTGTAGATCACCCGGCAGGGTCTGTCATCAAAATTAAGATGAACAAATCACGCGACGGACTTGAGTTCGACTGGACGGAACCTGAAACATCCGAACCGTCATCATCCGCTAGCAATAGTGATGAAGACAATTCTCCTTCGGAAGAATCTGAACAGGAAGCAAAAGCCTGA
- a CDS encoding glycosyltransferase: protein MFYSIIIPVYNRPDEIYELLESLTKQTYTHFEVLIVEDGSQKSSEKIVDEFSNSLNIRYFYKENSGQGFSRNFGFKRAKGDYFVVFDSDCIIPEHYFEVVNQFLAKNPADAWGGPDRALSSFTPLQKAINFSMTSILTTGGIRGNKKNLGGFHPRSFNMGISREVFEKTGGYKITRMGEDLELSMRIIKSGFKSVLIEDAYVYHKRRTNLKQFFWQLHFFGRARINIRRFYPEEVKLVHLFPTFFLVGLIASILFLVFDVYVLKHLYLLYLIYALIFFMESLLKGKSLKIALLSVVAAFTQLTAYSIGFLSELWRDFFKSSKN from the coding sequence ATGTTCTACTCTATCATCATTCCGGTTTATAACCGGCCGGATGAAATTTATGAGCTGCTCGAAAGCCTTACCAAACAAACGTACACCCACTTTGAAGTTCTAATTGTTGAAGATGGTTCCCAAAAATCTTCAGAAAAAATAGTTGATGAATTCTCGAATTCATTGAACATCAGGTATTTTTACAAAGAAAACAGTGGCCAGGGATTCTCAAGGAATTTTGGTTTTAAAAGAGCAAAAGGGGATTATTTCGTTGTTTTTGATTCAGACTGTATCATCCCGGAACACTATTTTGAAGTAGTAAATCAGTTTTTGGCAAAAAATCCGGCAGACGCCTGGGGTGGACCAGACAGAGCCCTCTCTTCCTTCACTCCTCTTCAGAAAGCGATCAATTTCAGCATGACCTCCATTCTCACAACAGGCGGGATTCGTGGAAATAAAAAAAATCTTGGAGGATTCCACCCGCGTAGTTTTAATATGGGAATCAGTCGCGAGGTTTTTGAAAAAACAGGTGGGTATAAAATTACCCGAATGGGTGAAGACCTGGAATTGAGTATGCGGATCATCAAAAGCGGATTTAAGTCGGTTTTGATTGAAGACGCGTACGTCTATCATAAACGGCGAACAAACCTCAAGCAATTTTTTTGGCAGCTACACTTTTTTGGCCGTGCAAGAATTAACATTCGGCGATTTTATCCCGAAGAAGTAAAGCTTGTACACCTGTTCCCTACTTTTTTTCTGGTTGGCCTGATAGCATCCATTCTATTTTTAGTTTTCGATGTCTACGTTCTGAAACACCTTTACCTTCTATACCTGATTTATGCATTGATTTTTTTTATGGAATCACTCCTGAAAGGGAAAAGTTTAAAGATTGCTCTTTTATCGGTAGTTGCTGCTTTCACTCAACTTACAGCCTACTCAATCGGATTTCTCTCAGAACTCTGGCGAGATTTCTTTAAATCTTCAAAAAATTAA